Proteins co-encoded in one Capsicum annuum cultivar UCD-10X-F1 chromosome 9, UCD10Xv1.1, whole genome shotgun sequence genomic window:
- the LOC107843239 gene encoding uncharacterized protein LOC107843239 isoform X1 — protein MDAIVNTALEEICSNGSSGLHISKLWQKLHSPISNLGLKLCPNVKKALWFNLIDIPNLKFEANNGAVYSCMDSCVRSIDESENLDLKIVAPEYMCDGFIGVYDVDASDAKLSMHERRVLRALATVRGKGIAQNELGKDFKIKGNDMFYIVRKLEKRGLIVRQPTILRIRDMAGEGKGPVSTNMLYLSRYAKNLGSQQRLEITKGVNSLEDSEITDGEGENSFAVAEESLDVDLCINDFLPELEAVCDKLEKAEGKVLAMADIKPELGYQGRRGHRRWRYILKKLKEAQVVKEDDVIVDGKEVKCLHLLKGFSPKHFETMMKKAKRGHISDLLLELSFEHQIYEMVDAEGDRGLSFNEACKRLGLSNKQHYNRLFDIINRFGIHMEPELINKAKGYRLWTPGSHNPGASPITLNKPVVAPSEISGCTPLGTHTEFQENSALPRQDVDASVPVGNTEANSQNTSTGTLPKVSDGLVLDEKDESVPVCLSSSLDSTIKVSSTTADAELQIVSASSSYVAPTDALALAVPAPPRRRSYPRYPCLTLEATSAKREQWILQLLQEEKFLVKSDLYRRIQDLEKEKTTTTDRKTLDRCLYKLVQGGHCKIIVAYVPVLTNCNHSRRIQVVLHPSVSSVSAEEIHERFRSFETYVRTQSFYQLKKGEPIPEMNDLARTHQSIKLNQAERAEAMRTNGFVLAKMVRTKILHIYLWEYVNSLPDCEDVLSSFKPGHDLKNPHSTCKLIDLNAAIKAMTLELFLQVVGSTQKFEDTVDKCKNGVCLSDLPLLEYKHLMDIQATGRLSSLIDILRRLKLIRLVCGGHPENTADLPHTTLTHVLELKPYIEEPVCSAGSSHFFHSSDLRPQIRHDFVLSSKKAVEEYWNTLEYCYSASDRKAALHAFPGCAVNEVFLFKSWTSVRVMTADQRAELLKRVINDGPQRKLSFKECEEIAKDLNLTFEQVLRVYHDKRQRRLTRFDRVSDAGDRIQLHQGTPTLSPMKRKRPARRKSSKHAEAGTEPGQPQALSQIVNEEESSFPSTSYTHTCSFEGYHVQDDVISVEESEFPEDDGVGRAFLGKYGLSRAKPTRSGRFCWTDDVDRQLVIEYARHRAALGANFNRVDWGKLQNLPAPPGACRRRIASLRRSQEFRKSVMRLCNVLSKRYVDYLEKSKDKTLNHEGHIATDCYCFKQTSNFLSQEPWDNFDEANVKLALEDALRCKKLSKSETSKAAQPFFDNCSDVNTDERHVSCGPQSILPVSCGEYVEDFPEKTEDSGTPISSNKIPKKYVNLIIGGIPINKRLYESAAVANAAELFKLIFLCSSKSPLVPTLLAETLRRYSEHDLFAAFNYLRDKKFLIGGHSNSPFVLSQTFLNGIEFSPFPSDTGKRAAKFASWLCEREKELIAEGVDLPADLQCGDVYHLFALLSSGELSITPCLPDEGVGEAEDSRTSKRKYDDSEFSDSDRYKKLKTSMGGDSETCTRRAKGFPGIRLCLRHATLSRIKTMDLFKDTDNCTRAPSVEEHQATDLGSVSFDSDDQVNELNDSGVPYTAVSPTESPWQAMTTYAERVCSFGSCLEQNSLVYPEMFRSVYSAIQRAGDQGLCMKDISRILKMQEKKFSEAVVEVLEAFGRVLKVNAYDSVRVVDSLYHSKYFLTSVAAIHKDTPLFSTKDSEAKIDEESATHNREDHKDVELQKEMRGNSSKVHKVTILNFPKAVADPSSDKQTINEAKGCQPTEASSPTRNHPEEPYELRSTGSHLCKPILPWLNGDGTTNERVYKGLVRHVLGIVMQNPGIKEDDIICHMHVLNPQSCRSLLNMMVLDKDIFARKIRQTSPSRAPTILSSLLGSNFKKAQLISREHYFANPSSTHLL, from the exons ATGGACGCCATTGTTAACACAGCACTCGAAGAAATTTGCTCTAATGGTTCATCTGGTCTACATATCTCTAAATTATGGCAAAAACTCCATTCTCCAATTTCCAATTTAGGCCTTAAACTTTGTCCTAATGTCAAAAAGGCCCTCTGGTTTAACCTCATTGACATTCCGAACCTCAAATTCGAAGCCAATAATGGAGCTGTGTACAGTTGTATGGACAGTTGTGTTCGTTCGATCGACGAAAGTGAGAATTTAGACTTGAAAATTGTAGCGCCGGAGTATATGTGTGATGGATTTATTGGTGTTTATGATGTTGATGCTTCGGATGCTAAGCTTTCGATGCATGAAAGGCGTGTTCTTCGTGCTCTTGCTACTGTTAG AGGAAAAGGAATCGCTCAAAATGAGCTTGGCAAAGACTTTAAGATCAAAGGGAACGATATGTTCTACATAGTGAGGAAGCTTGAAAAACGAGGATTGATTGTTAGACAGCCAACAATCCTTAGGATAAGAGACATGGCTGGAGAAGGAAAAGGACCAGTTTCCACCAATATGCTCTATTTATCCCGCTACGCGAAGAATTTGGGTAGTCAACAAAGGCTTGAGATAACCAAGGGGGTTAATTCCTTGGAGGATAGTGAGATCACTGATGGTGAAGGTGAAAATAGTTTTGCTGTTGCTGAGGAATCTCTTGATGTAGATTTGTGCATAAATGATTTTCTTCCGGAACTAGAAGCTGTCTGTGATAAGCTTGAAAAGGCTGAGGGAAAG GTCCTTGCAATGGCTGACATCAAGCCAGAACTTGGTTATCAAGGGAGGCGTGGGCATAGGAGATGGAGATAT ATTCTCAAGAAGCTGAAGGAGGCTCAAGTGGTGAAGGAGGACGATGTCATAGTAGATGGGAAG GAGGTCAAGTGTCTACATCTGTTGAAGGGGTTTTCACCAAAACATTTTGAAACAATGATGAAAAAGGCCAAGAGAGGTCATATTTCGGACCTGCTTTTAGAGCTTTCTTTTGAGCATCAGATTTACGAAATGGTAGATGCTGAGGGAGATAGAGGGTTGTCCTTCAATGAG GCATGCAAAAGGCTCGGATTAAGTAATAAACAGCACTACAATCGACTCTTTGATATTATCAATAGATTCGGAATACATATGGAGCCAGAACTCATAAACAAAGCCAAGGGTTACAGACTCTGGACCCCTGGAAGCCATAATCCTGGAGCTTCACCTATCACTCTGAATAAACCAGTAGTAGCCCCTTCGGAAATTTCTGGCTGCACTCCACTTGGAACACATACAGAATTTCAAGAGAACTCAGCATTACCCAGGCAAGATGTGGATGCTTCTGTTCCTGTAGGTAATACTGAAGCTAATAGCCAAAATACAAGCACAGGAACTTTACCAAAAGTTTCTGATGGCTTGGTGCTGGATGAAAAGGATGAATCTGTCCCAGTTTGTCTGAGCAGTTCACTAGACTCTACCATCAAGGTAAGCAGTACCACTGCTGATGCAGAGTTACAGATAGTGagtgcatcatcatcatatgtTGCGCCAACAGACGCACTAGCTCTTGCTGTGCCGGCACCTCCAAGACGCCGGTCTTATCCGAGGTATCCCTGTCTCACATTGGAAGCAACCAGTGCAAAGAGGGAGCAGTGGATACTTCAACTTCTACAG GAGGAGAAGTTCCTCGTCAAATCAGATCTGTACAGACGGATTCAGGATCTTGAGAAGGAGAAGACGACAACGACAGACAGAAAGACCCTAGATCGTTGTCTGTATAAGCTCGTGCAAGGAGGACATTGTAAAATTATCGTTGCTTATGTCCCTGTTCTAACAAATTGTAACCACAGTCGTAGGATACAGGTGGTTTTGCACCCTTCAGTCTCTAGTGTATCTGCTGAAGAGATTCATGAGAGATTCAGATCTTTTGAAACATATGTCCGCACTCAATCCTTTTATCAATTGAAAAAGGGAGAGCCAATTCCTGAAATGAATGATCTCGCAAGGACACATCAAAGCATAAAATTGAACCAAGCTGAGCGAGCTGAAGCTATGCGTACAAATGGATTTGTACTGGCTAAGATGGTTCGCACAAAGATTCTTCACATCTATTTATGGGAGTATGTGAACAGTTTGCCTGACTGTGAAGATGTTTTATCATCTTTTAAACCTGGTCATGACCTGAAAAATCCGCATAGCACATGTAAATTAATTGATTTAAATGCAGCTATTAAGGCCATGACACTTGAACTGTTCTTACAAGTTGTCGGCTCTACTCAAAAGTTTGAGGATACGGTCGACAAATGTAAAAATGGGGTTTGCCTTTCTGATCTTCCTCTGCTGGAGTACAAGCATCTGATGGATATCCAAGCGACTGGACGACTATCATCGTTGATTGATATTTTACGACGTTTGAAG TTGATTAGGCTTGTATGTGGTGGACATCCAGAAAACACTGCAGATCTCCCTCATACTACTCTAACTCATGTACTGGAGCTTAAACCTTACATTGAGGAACCTGTTTGTTCAGCGGGTTcatctcatttttttcattcttcagaTCTTCGCCCTCAAATCAGACATGATTTTGTTCTTTCAAGTAAAAAAGCGGTCGAGGAATACTGGAACACTTTAGAGTATTGCTATTCTGCTAGTGATCGTAAAGCCGCTTTGCATGCATTTCCCGGCTGTGCAGTTAATGAG GTATTTCTTTTCAAATCATGGACCTCAGTCAGAGTTATGACGGCTGATCAGCGGGCTGAACTCCTTAAGCGTGTTATTAACGATGGCCCACAGAGGAAACTTTCATTCAAGGAGTGTGAGGAAATTGCTAAAGATCTGAATTTGACTTTTGAACAG GTCCTTCGTGTCTATCATGATAAACGACAACGTCGACTTACCAGATTTGATCGAGTTTCAGATGCTGGAGACAGAATTCAGCTGCATCAAGGTACACCTACATTATCTCCAATGAAAAGGAAAAGACCTGCAAGAAGGAAGTCTTCAAAGCATGCGGAGGCTGGTACTGAGCCTGGACAGCCCCAGGCATTAAGCCAGATAGTCAATGAGGAAGAAAGCTCTTTCCCATCTActtcatacacacacacatgcaGTTTCGAGGGATATCACGTTCAAGATGATGTGATATCTGTTGAAGAGTCAGAATTTCCTGAAGATGATGGGGTAGGGCGTGCTTTTCTTGGTAAATATGGCTTGTCAAGGGCGAAGCCTACACGCAGTGGAAGGTTCTGTTGGACAGATGATGTAGATAG GCAACTGGTGATCGAATATGCAAGACACCGAGCTGCTCTTGGAGCAAATTTCAATCGTGTAGACTGGGGAAAGCTTCAAAATCTTCCAGCACCACCCGGTGCCTGCAGAAGAAGAATTGCATCATTGAGACGAAGTCAAGAGTTCAGAAAATCTGTTATGAGACTATGTAATGTTCTTAGTAAGCGATATGTGGATTACCTTGAGAAATCCAAAGATAAAACATTGAATCATGAGGGTCACATAGCAACGGACTGTTATTGTTTTAAACAGACCTCAAACTTCCTCTCTCAAGAGCCATGGGATAACTTTGATGAGGCAAATGTAAAATTGGCCCTGGAAGATGCCCTGCGATGCAAAAAGTTATCCAAATCAGAAACCTCGAAAGCTGCTCAACCTTTCTTTGATAACTGCTCAGATGTTAATACTGATGAAAGACAT GTTTCTTGTGGTCCTCAATCAATTTTACCAGTTTCTTGTGGCGAGTATGTTGAGGATTTTCCTGAAAAGACTGAAGATTCTGGTACACCAATAAGCTCAAATAAGATCCCTAAGAAGTATGTGAATCTCATAATTGGCGGCATCCCCATCAATAAACGATTATATGAATCAGCAGCAGTTGCTAATGCTGCGGAGCTATTTAAGCTCATCTTCCTTTGTAGCTCAAAATCTCCACTTGTGCCAACCTTGCTTGCTGAAACTTTAAGGCGCTATTCTGAGCATGATCTTTTTGCTGCTTTCAACTACCTCAGGGACAAAAAGTTTTTG ATTGGGGGACATTCCAATAGTCCTTTTGTCCTTTCCCAAACCTTCTTGAATGGTATAGAATTTTCTCCATTCCCAAGTGATACCGGAAAAAGAGCGGCTAAGTTTGCCAGCTGGCTTTGTGAAAGAGAGAAGGAATTGATTGCTGAAGGGGTGGATCTTCCAGCAGATTTGCAGTGTGGAGATGTTTACCACCTTTTTGCTCTGCTTTCGTCAGGAGAACTATCAATTACACCATGCCTACCCGATGAAGGTGTTGGAGAGGCTGAGGACTCCCGGACATCTAAACGCAAATATGATGACAGTGAATTTTCTGACAGTGACAGGTATAAAAAGCTGAAAACTTCAATGGGTGGTGATAGTGAGACTTGCACACGCCGCGCAAAAGGTTTTCCAGGAATTAGGTTGTGCTTGAGGCACGCTACACTTTCAAGAATAAAAACTATGGATTTATTTAAAGACACTGACAATTGTACTCGCGCACCATCTGTTGAAGAGCATCAAGCCACTGATCTTGGCAGTGTCTCATTCGACTCAGATGACCAAGTAAATGAACTTAATGATAGTGGGGTCCCATATACTGCAGTTTCTCCGACTGAGTCACCGTGGCAAGCCATGACTACCTATGCTGAACGTGTTTGTTCCTTTGGTTCTTGCCTGGAACAGAACTCTCTGGTATATCCGGAAATGTTTAGATCTGTTTATTCAGCTATCCAAAGGGCTGGTGATCAAGGTTTGTGCATGAAAGATATCTCGAGGATTCTAAAGATGCAAG AGAAAAAGTTTTCTGAAGCTGTCGTTGAGGTGCTAGAAGCATTTGGACGAGTTTTGAAG GTCAATGCTTATGACTCTGTTCGGGTGGTTGATTCTTTATATCATTCCAAGTACTTTTTGACTTCAGTGGCTGCTATTCACAAAGATACTCCATTGTTTTCTACTAAGGATTCTGAGGCTAAAATAGATGAAGAGTCTGCTACACATAATAGAGAAGATCATAAAGATGTTGAGTTGCAGAAGGAAATGCGTGGGAATTCTAGTAAGGTACACAAAGTCACAATTCTTAATTTTCCTAAAGCGGTTGCTGATCCTTCAAGTGACAAGCAAACCATCAATGAGGCCAAAGGTTGTCAGCCTACTGAAGCTAGTTCACCCACAAGAAATCACCCAGAAGAACCATATGAGCTCCGCTCTACTGGTTCGCATTTGTGTAAACCAATATTGCCTTGGCTGAATGGTGATGGTACTACTAATGAACGTGTCTACAAGGGACTTGTACGCCATGTTCTTGGCATAGTGATGCAAAATCCAGGAATAAAAGAG GATGATATTATCTGTCACATGCATGTTCTGAATCCTCAG AGCTGCAGAAGTTTGTTAAACATGATGGTCCTCGACAAAGATATCTTTGCGCGTAAGATTCGTCAGACAAGTCCAAGCAGAGCACCAACAATTCTGAGTAGTCTTCTTGGTAGCAATTTCAAAAAGGCACAGCTAATTTCAAGGGAGCATTACTTTGCAAACCCCTCTAGTACACACCTCTTGTAA
- the LOC107843239 gene encoding uncharacterized protein LOC107843239 isoform X2, with translation MHMCDGFIGVYDVEATDARLSIHERRVLRALATVRGKGIAQNELGKDFKIKGNDMFYIVRKLEKRGLIVRQPTILRIRDMAGEGKGPVSTNMLYLSRYAKNLGSQQRLEITKGVNSLEDSEITDGEGENSFAVAEESLDVDLCINDFLPELEAVCDKLEKAEGKVLAMADIKPELGYQGRRGHRRWRYILKKLKEAQVVKEDDVIVDGKEVKCLHLLKGFSPKHFETMMKKAKRGHISDLLLELSFEHQIYEMVDAEGDRGLSFNEACKRLGLSNKQHYNRLFDIINRFGIHMEPELINKAKGYRLWTPGSHNPGASPITLNKPVVAPSEISGCTPLGTHTEFQENSALPRQDVDASVPVGNTEANSQNTSTGTLPKVSDGLVLDEKDESVPVCLSSSLDSTIKVSSTTADAELQIVSASSSYVAPTDALALAVPAPPRRRSYPRYPCLTLEATSAKREQWILQLLQEEKFLVKSDLYRRIQDLEKEKTTTTDRKTLDRCLYKLVQGGHCKIIVAYVPVLTNCNHSRRIQVVLHPSVSSVSAEEIHERFRSFETYVRTQSFYQLKKGEPIPEMNDLARTHQSIKLNQAERAEAMRTNGFVLAKMVRTKILHIYLWEYVNSLPDCEDVLSSFKPGHDLKNPHSTCKLIDLNAAIKAMTLELFLQVVGSTQKFEDTVDKCKNGVCLSDLPLLEYKHLMDIQATGRLSSLIDILRRLKLIRLVCGGHPENTADLPHTTLTHVLELKPYIEEPVCSAGSSHFFHSSDLRPQIRHDFVLSSKKAVEEYWNTLEYCYSASDRKAALHAFPGCAVNEVFLFKSWTSVRVMTADQRAELLKRVINDGPQRKLSFKECEEIAKDLNLTFEQVLRVYHDKRQRRLTRFDRVSDAGDRIQLHQGTPTLSPMKRKRPARRKSSKHAEAGTEPGQPQALSQIVNEEESSFPSTSYTHTCSFEGYHVQDDVISVEESEFPEDDGVGRAFLGKYGLSRAKPTRSGRFCWTDDVDRQLVIEYARHRAALGANFNRVDWGKLQNLPAPPGACRRRIASLRRSQEFRKSVMRLCNVLSKRYVDYLEKSKDKTLNHEGHIATDCYCFKQTSNFLSQEPWDNFDEANVKLALEDALRCKKLSKSETSKAAQPFFDNCSDVNTDERHVSCGPQSILPVSCGEYVEDFPEKTEDSGTPISSNKIPKKYVNLIIGGIPINKRLYESAAVANAAELFKLIFLCSSKSPLVPTLLAETLRRYSEHDLFAAFNYLRDKKFLIGGHSNSPFVLSQTFLNGIEFSPFPSDTGKRAAKFASWLCEREKELIAEGVDLPADLQCGDVYHLFALLSSGELSITPCLPDEGVGEAEDSRTSKRKYDDSEFSDSDRYKKLKTSMGGDSETCTRRAKGFPGIRLCLRHATLSRIKTMDLFKDTDNCTRAPSVEEHQATDLGSVSFDSDDQVNELNDSGVPYTAVSPTESPWQAMTTYAERVCSFGSCLEQNSLVYPEMFRSVYSAIQRAGDQGLCMKDISRILKMQEKKFSEAVVEVLEAFGRVLKVNAYDSVRVVDSLYHSKYFLTSVAAIHKDTPLFSTKDSEAKIDEESATHNREDHKDVELQKEMRGNSSKVHKVTILNFPKAVADPSSDKQTINEAKGCQPTEASSPTRNHPEEPYELRSTGSHLCKPILPWLNGDGTTNERVYKGLVRHVLGIVMQNPGIKEDDIICHMHVLNPQSCRSLLNMMVLDKDIFARKIRQTSPSRAPTILSSLLGSNFKKAQLISREHYFANPSSTHLL, from the exons ATGCATATGTGTGATGGTTTTATTGGTGTTTATGATGTTGAGGCCACGGATGCTAGGCTTTCGATACATGAAAGACGTGTTCTTCGTGCTCTTGCTACTGTTAG AGGAAAAGGAATCGCTCAAAATGAGCTTGGCAAAGACTTTAAGATCAAAGGGAACGATATGTTCTACATAGTGAGGAAGCTTGAAAAACGAGGATTGATTGTTAGACAGCCAACAATCCTTAGGATAAGAGACATGGCTGGAGAAGGAAAAGGACCAGTTTCCACCAATATGCTCTATTTATCCCGCTACGCGAAGAATTTGGGTAGTCAACAAAGGCTTGAGATAACCAAGGGGGTTAATTCCTTGGAGGATAGTGAGATCACTGATGGTGAAGGTGAAAATAGTTTTGCTGTTGCTGAGGAATCTCTTGATGTAGATTTGTGCATAAATGATTTTCTTCCGGAACTAGAAGCTGTCTGTGATAAGCTTGAAAAGGCTGAGGGAAAG GTCCTTGCAATGGCTGACATCAAGCCAGAACTTGGTTATCAAGGGAGGCGTGGGCATAGGAGATGGAGATAT ATTCTCAAGAAGCTGAAGGAGGCTCAAGTGGTGAAGGAGGACGATGTCATAGTAGATGGGAAG GAGGTCAAGTGTCTACATCTGTTGAAGGGGTTTTCACCAAAACATTTTGAAACAATGATGAAAAAGGCCAAGAGAGGTCATATTTCGGACCTGCTTTTAGAGCTTTCTTTTGAGCATCAGATTTACGAAATGGTAGATGCTGAGGGAGATAGAGGGTTGTCCTTCAATGAG GCATGCAAAAGGCTCGGATTAAGTAATAAACAGCACTACAATCGACTCTTTGATATTATCAATAGATTCGGAATACATATGGAGCCAGAACTCATAAACAAAGCCAAGGGTTACAGACTCTGGACCCCTGGAAGCCATAATCCTGGAGCTTCACCTATCACTCTGAATAAACCAGTAGTAGCCCCTTCGGAAATTTCTGGCTGCACTCCACTTGGAACACATACAGAATTTCAAGAGAACTCAGCATTACCCAGGCAAGATGTGGATGCTTCTGTTCCTGTAGGTAATACTGAAGCTAATAGCCAAAATACAAGCACAGGAACTTTACCAAAAGTTTCTGATGGCTTGGTGCTGGATGAAAAGGATGAATCTGTCCCAGTTTGTCTGAGCAGTTCACTAGACTCTACCATCAAGGTAAGCAGTACCACTGCTGATGCAGAGTTACAGATAGTGagtgcatcatcatcatatgtTGCGCCAACAGACGCACTAGCTCTTGCTGTGCCGGCACCTCCAAGACGCCGGTCTTATCCGAGGTATCCCTGTCTCACATTGGAAGCAACCAGTGCAAAGAGGGAGCAGTGGATACTTCAACTTCTACAG GAGGAGAAGTTCCTCGTCAAATCAGATCTGTACAGACGGATTCAGGATCTTGAGAAGGAGAAGACGACAACGACAGACAGAAAGACCCTAGATCGTTGTCTGTATAAGCTCGTGCAAGGAGGACATTGTAAAATTATCGTTGCTTATGTCCCTGTTCTAACAAATTGTAACCACAGTCGTAGGATACAGGTGGTTTTGCACCCTTCAGTCTCTAGTGTATCTGCTGAAGAGATTCATGAGAGATTCAGATCTTTTGAAACATATGTCCGCACTCAATCCTTTTATCAATTGAAAAAGGGAGAGCCAATTCCTGAAATGAATGATCTCGCAAGGACACATCAAAGCATAAAATTGAACCAAGCTGAGCGAGCTGAAGCTATGCGTACAAATGGATTTGTACTGGCTAAGATGGTTCGCACAAAGATTCTTCACATCTATTTATGGGAGTATGTGAACAGTTTGCCTGACTGTGAAGATGTTTTATCATCTTTTAAACCTGGTCATGACCTGAAAAATCCGCATAGCACATGTAAATTAATTGATTTAAATGCAGCTATTAAGGCCATGACACTTGAACTGTTCTTACAAGTTGTCGGCTCTACTCAAAAGTTTGAGGATACGGTCGACAAATGTAAAAATGGGGTTTGCCTTTCTGATCTTCCTCTGCTGGAGTACAAGCATCTGATGGATATCCAAGCGACTGGACGACTATCATCGTTGATTGATATTTTACGACGTTTGAAG TTGATTAGGCTTGTATGTGGTGGACATCCAGAAAACACTGCAGATCTCCCTCATACTACTCTAACTCATGTACTGGAGCTTAAACCTTACATTGAGGAACCTGTTTGTTCAGCGGGTTcatctcatttttttcattcttcagaTCTTCGCCCTCAAATCAGACATGATTTTGTTCTTTCAAGTAAAAAAGCGGTCGAGGAATACTGGAACACTTTAGAGTATTGCTATTCTGCTAGTGATCGTAAAGCCGCTTTGCATGCATTTCCCGGCTGTGCAGTTAATGAG GTATTTCTTTTCAAATCATGGACCTCAGTCAGAGTTATGACGGCTGATCAGCGGGCTGAACTCCTTAAGCGTGTTATTAACGATGGCCCACAGAGGAAACTTTCATTCAAGGAGTGTGAGGAAATTGCTAAAGATCTGAATTTGACTTTTGAACAG GTCCTTCGTGTCTATCATGATAAACGACAACGTCGACTTACCAGATTTGATCGAGTTTCAGATGCTGGAGACAGAATTCAGCTGCATCAAGGTACACCTACATTATCTCCAATGAAAAGGAAAAGACCTGCAAGAAGGAAGTCTTCAAAGCATGCGGAGGCTGGTACTGAGCCTGGACAGCCCCAGGCATTAAGCCAGATAGTCAATGAGGAAGAAAGCTCTTTCCCATCTActtcatacacacacacatgcaGTTTCGAGGGATATCACGTTCAAGATGATGTGATATCTGTTGAAGAGTCAGAATTTCCTGAAGATGATGGGGTAGGGCGTGCTTTTCTTGGTAAATATGGCTTGTCAAGGGCGAAGCCTACACGCAGTGGAAGGTTCTGTTGGACAGATGATGTAGATAG GCAACTGGTGATCGAATATGCAAGACACCGAGCTGCTCTTGGAGCAAATTTCAATCGTGTAGACTGGGGAAAGCTTCAAAATCTTCCAGCACCACCCGGTGCCTGCAGAAGAAGAATTGCATCATTGAGACGAAGTCAAGAGTTCAGAAAATCTGTTATGAGACTATGTAATGTTCTTAGTAAGCGATATGTGGATTACCTTGAGAAATCCAAAGATAAAACATTGAATCATGAGGGTCACATAGCAACGGACTGTTATTGTTTTAAACAGACCTCAAACTTCCTCTCTCAAGAGCCATGGGATAACTTTGATGAGGCAAATGTAAAATTGGCCCTGGAAGATGCCCTGCGATGCAAAAAGTTATCCAAATCAGAAACCTCGAAAGCTGCTCAACCTTTCTTTGATAACTGCTCAGATGTTAATACTGATGAAAGACAT GTTTCTTGTGGTCCTCAATCAATTTTACCAGTTTCTTGTGGCGAGTATGTTGAGGATTTTCCTGAAAAGACTGAAGATTCTGGTACACCAATAAGCTCAAATAAGATCCCTAAGAAGTATGTGAATCTCATAATTGGCGGCATCCCCATCAATAAACGATTATATGAATCAGCAGCAGTTGCTAATGCTGCGGAGCTATTTAAGCTCATCTTCCTTTGTAGCTCAAAATCTCCACTTGTGCCAACCTTGCTTGCTGAAACTTTAAGGCGCTATTCTGAGCATGATCTTTTTGCTGCTTTCAACTACCTCAGGGACAAAAAGTTTTTG ATTGGGGGACATTCCAATAGTCCTTTTGTCCTTTCCCAAACCTTCTTGAATGGTATAGAATTTTCTCCATTCCCAAGTGATACCGGAAAAAGAGCGGCTAAGTTTGCCAGCTGGCTTTGTGAAAGAGAGAAGGAATTGATTGCTGAAGGGGTGGATCTTCCAGCAGATTTGCAGTGTGGAGATGTTTACCACCTTTTTGCTCTGCTTTCGTCAGGAGAACTATCAATTACACCATGCCTACCCGATGAAGGTGTTGGAGAGGCTGAGGACTCCCGGACATCTAAACGCAAATATGATGACAGTGAATTTTCTGACAGTGACAGGTATAAAAAGCTGAAAACTTCAATGGGTGGTGATAGTGAGACTTGCACACGCCGCGCAAAAGGTTTTCCAGGAATTAGGTTGTGCTTGAGGCACGCTACACTTTCAAGAATAAAAACTATGGATTTATTTAAAGACACTGACAATTGTACTCGCGCACCATCTGTTGAAGAGCATCAAGCCACTGATCTTGGCAGTGTCTCATTCGACTCAGATGACCAAGTAAATGAACTTAATGATAGTGGGGTCCCATATACTGCAGTTTCTCCGACTGAGTCACCGTGGCAAGCCATGACTACCTATGCTGAACGTGTTTGTTCCTTTGGTTCTTGCCTGGAACAGAACTCTCTGGTATATCCGGAAATGTTTAGATCTGTTTATTCAGCTATCCAAAGGGCTGGTGATCAAGGTTTGTGCATGAAAGATATCTCGAGGATTCTAAAGATGCAAG AGAAAAAGTTTTCTGAAGCTGTCGTTGAGGTGCTAGAAGCATTTGGACGAGTTTTGAAG GTCAATGCTTATGACTCTGTTCGGGTGGTTGATTCTTTATATCATTCCAAGTACTTTTTGACTTCAGTGGCTGCTATTCACAAAGATACTCCATTGTTTTCTACTAAGGATTCTGAGGCTAAAATAGATGAAGAGTCTGCTACACATAATAGAGAAGATCATAAAGATGTTGAGTTGCAGAAGGAAATGCGTGGGAATTCTAGTAAGGTACACAAAGTCACAATTCTTAATTTTCCTAAAGCGGTTGCTGATCCTTCAAGTGACAAGCAAACCATCAATGAGGCCAAAGGTTGTCAGCCTACTGAAGCTAGTTCACCCACAAGAAATCACCCAGAAGAACCATATGAGCTCCGCTCTACTGGTTCGCATTTGTGTAAACCAATATTGCCTTGGCTGAATGGTGATGGTACTACTAATGAACGTGTCTACAAGGGACTTGTACGCCATGTTCTTGGCATAGTGATGCAAAATCCAGGAATAAAAGAG GATGATATTATCTGTCACATGCATGTTCTGAATCCTCAG AGCTGCAGAAGTTTGTTAAACATGATGGTCCTCGACAAAGATATCTTTGCGCGTAAGATTCGTCAGACAAGTCCAAGCAGAGCACCAACAATTCTGAGTAGTCTTCTTGGTAGCAATTTCAAAAAGGCACAGCTAATTTCAAGGGAGCATTACTTTGCAAACCCCTCTAGTACACACCTCTTGTAA